In Vicia villosa cultivar HV-30 ecotype Madison, WI linkage group LG7, Vvil1.0, whole genome shotgun sequence, the DNA window TTtcaatacttttttattttttgtgttgcacaaagaaaggaaaaaattattttaatgaaacTCATCTTAAAAATGTTTTCActaaaaaaatggagaaaaagttGAATGAAAAGGTGATAAAGttaaaaaagacaaaaaataaaagCCTAATATATAATTCTCCATACGtaagaaatttgaaataaatatttttatttcttctcATTTTCTATTCACTCCCACTTCTACTAAACAACTTATAAATCATATTACTTTCCACCCACTTTctactctttttttttaaatgaaaaagatTTCATTAATAGAGCAAACTTGCAGAAGTTACAAAAGCAGAAATTTCCTCTGATGGATACTCACCCACCCATGTCCTAGAGCCAACCAAATGAGATAGTCTAGCTAAATTGTGAGCCTGAGAATTACAACTACGGCTATGGTACAATAAAGAAGCAAAATTAAAATAACTTAGGCACGCCTAAATGTCCACAATCACAGAGTCCAGGGCAACTAGCTTGGAAAAGCCATTAACACAATCCACCACCACCTTTGCATCTGATTTGATCATAATTTTTTCCAGATTAAGGTCTTTGGCCAGAGATAAACCCCACCTCATTGCCATAGCTTCTCCCACAAGAACCTCCACTTGCACATTTTCTCTTCTGCACGCAGCTAAAGATAAAACCTGGTTGTGATCTCTGATGATGCACCCCATGGTGAGGAATCCTTCATCAGAGAAGCTAGCATCTACATGTATGAAATGAACATCCAAGTTGCTTGTGTCAGAAGCTAACCTAAGCCTTTGTTCCCCCTTCTTGACAAAATTCCATTTGTTGAAATCCATGACACTCTTTGAAGCCTCCTCTGCTACCTTAATTGGGGAAGAGTCCTTAGCTTGATACAATTTTTGATTTCTCCCCAGCCAAATCTTGTAGACAGTGTTGTAGATAATTTGGGAACTCATAACATCACCACAGGATAAAATACTTAACAGCCAATCATTAAAATGCAGGTCTGAAGGGGTTCTATAGCACAAAACAGATGACAAAAGAGTAGTCATAGCAAAAGCACAATCCAAGAACAGGTGTTTAACAATCTCAACATCCCTATTACAGAAAGAGCATATAAAATCTAAATTGATACCTTTCTTCAACAGATTGTGTTTGGTGGGCATAATGTTCTTGGCAGCTCTCCACATGAAGTTCCTTACTCTTACATGCACATGGGCTTTCCAGATAGATTTCCATAGTTTCTTACAAGGTGGGCTTGAAGGTCTTGGGGCTTTAGCATCTCTAATTTGCAAAGAGAGGTGATAGGCCGATCACACAGAATATTCACCACTTTTCTCAAAATGTCAAATTCTTTTGTCCAACATATGGCTTCTTGACAAATGAATGCTGACAATTTGGATTGCTTCATCATGATCAAAAGCCTGAAAAACTAAGTCTCTATTCCACATCCTCAGGTCTTCATCAATGAGAGCTACAACCTTACAATCTTCATCCAGAATTCTCCTTTGAGATTTAACTCTGAAGTCATGATTCAATGCCAACCAACCATCCTCAAAAACTTGAACCTGCTTGCCATCACCTATTATTCATCTAACTCCTTTCTGGACCAGGTCTTGAGCACTTAAAATGCTTCTCTAAGCAAAACTTGGCGCAAAACCACTGCAACTTTTGTCTACTGATGTTCTAGGATAGTACCTACCCTTCAGATCCCTTCCAACAAGAGAGTTCTCACAATTCAGTAATCTCTAGTACTGTTTCCCAAGGAGACTCTTGTTAAAATCACTAATGCCTCTGAAGCCCATTCCTCCACTACTCTTTGACTTAGCCATTTTCTGCCAGCTCACCCAATGAACTTTCCTCTCACCATTTCTAGATCCCCACCAAAACTTGGCCAACAAAGCTTCAATCTCCCTGCAAATAGCCTATGGTAACTTGTAACAGTTCATCACATAAGTAGGAATAGCTTGAGCAGCTGCTTTGATTAAGACTTCTTTCCTTGCTCTAGATAGAAACTGCTCCTTCCAACCCTTGATTTTCTTCCAAAATCTCTCCACAACAAGTGAGAAAATCTCCTTCTTAGACCTTCCAAAAATGACTGGCAGGCCTAGGTACCTCTTGTGATTAGTAACAGCCTTAACTCCCATCCTCGCACGGATCATATCTTTGTCTTCTTCACACACGTTTTGGCTGAAAGATACCTCTGACTTGTCGAGATTTACTACTTTCCTAGATGAAATTTGATAAGACTTAAGAGTTGACATAATTCTATCAGCTTCCTGGATTGTGGCTCTAGAGAACAACAGGCTATCGTCGGCAAAAAAGAGGTGCGTGATCACTGGGGCCTGTCTTGCTACCTTAATACCATGTATCCTTTTTTCCAAAGTTTCCTTTTTTAGCATACCTGAAAGAATATCAGcacacaaaataaataattaaggggAGAGCGGATCTCCCTAACGGAGACCCCTCTCAGGGGGTGAAATCTTTGCTAGGTTGCCCATTAATGAGAACTTTATTAGTGACAGTTGAGATGCATCTCCTAATCAACTGGACCATCTTGCTTGGAAAGCCCATCGAGGACAAAACTTCAATCATAAAAGGCCACTCTAATATGTCATAAGCTTTGGACATATCTAACTTTAAAGCCATCATGCCCTTCTTTCCgatattcttcttcttttgccaaTGGAAGCATTCCATGGAAACTAATGCATTGTCAGTGATCAACCTTCCACTAACAAAACCACTTTGCTCCTCATCCACAATATCAGGCAGAATTTTCTTGATACGGTTGGCAATAGTcttcaacatcatcttcatcaccacaTTACAAAGACTGATGGGCCTAAAATCCTTAGGGGTGGCATGGTTTTTGTACTTGGGAATGAGTATAGTGTGAGTGTTGTTTATGTCCCTAGGATCTCTATCTTTGTTGAGGATTTCTAAAACTAGATTACACACATCCTGTCCAACAACATGCcagtatttttggaaaaaaaagggCTGGAAGGCCATCTGGACCAGGCGCTTTGATTGGGCTCATCTGGAAAAGAGCATCCTGAACCTCACTAGCAGAGAAGATTTCCTCACACCAGTTTACATGACTTCAGTCAACTTACCTTTAACCACTGAACAAACCTCCTCTATGTTTTCATGCATAGAAGATGAGAACAGGTTTGAGAAATAGCTCAccatcagtctttctacattatCTTCTCCTCTCCACCAATATCCTGCCTCATCTTTGAGTTTTGAGATTAAGTTTGTTTGCCTCCTGTGATTATCCTTCTTATGAAAGAACTTAGAGTTCTTGTCACCATATTGGAGCCACACCACTATACTCTTTTGCCTCCAAATAATTTCTTCCACCTGCAGTAGATTATTTCTTTGAGCTTCAAGGGTTTTTTGAATTGCTATAGCCTCCTCACTAGCCTTCCAATTGCTATCCTCCTTCAACAGAATCTCAATCCTTTTCAACTCCTGCTTCACAGCATTCACTTTGTAATCTTTGAAAACCTCATCTAAACTTTTAAGCCCAGCAATCTTAGAAACTCCATTTCCAGGTTGGCTGTCCCACATCTCTCTCACAGCAGCTTCACATTTCATATCTCTACACCAAGCCTCTTCAAATCTGAAAATGTGTCTCCTTCTCCTATTGTTGGCTCCTAAATCGGCCTCCATATCAATCCTCACCACTGCATGATCCGAAACAAACCTAGGTAGATGAATAACTTTAATTGGAGAAAACCTATTTTGGAGATTTGGGGAAGCTAGAGCCCTATCCAATCTGCATTGAATATTTTCATTCCCCTTTCTGCCATTAGACCAGGTATACGGGTGCACTTGAAAGCCAAGATCAGATAGGCCATATAACTCCATAGTTTGTCTGCCTAAAGATAGTTGAGAAAGCGACCTGCTATTTCCACCCATTTTTTCTTGTTCAGAGGTGATATCGTTTAGGTCACCAAAATAAAGCACAAGATCACCACCACTGCCAACCAAATTTTGGATTAAATCCCAAGTGAATCTCTTCTTATGCTCCTCTGGATAACCGTATACACCATAAAGGAACCAGTCTTGATTATCAACTTCATCTCCTACCACCCCACCTATATGATTCTCAAAATATGAGAGGATTTTCAGAAGAAAGCTATCCTTCCACATGAGAATCAGACCTCCAGCTCTATCCCTACCGCTCCATTTACACTCAACAATAAAACACCCATTGAAGCCGCTCTTAAATTTAATACTTTGCACTTCCTCCTTCTTTAATTTAGTCTCCATTAAAAACAACACATCAGGGTTTTCCACCATCTTGAGCCTTAACAAGGCTTGAACTGCACAGGGACTCCCCAAACTCCTGCAGTTCCAGCTTAAGATCTTCATTGGTCTAGGCGGTGTTGGCTttccaacaccacctctggtAATTTCAAAACAGACACTTGTTGCTCCTCTGGACCCTTCAATCTCTTCTCAATGATTCCATGTTCCTCTAACGTTCCATCAATAATCATCATATCCACAAGATTTCTCTTCCCCATCCCCACCTCTACCTTCTTCTTTTTAGATTGGCAGCCTTTTCTGGTTCCTTGTCTTCGGGTCCACTTCTTGTTTTTTGTTATGCCTTCCTTCAGACTTTTCTTAGAACTCTGCCCAACATTTGATATATCCACAGCACTAAAAGACTCCGCCATGGCCTCAATTTCTAGTGTGTTACGCTTTGGAGGACCGTCTGTTTGCTTTGGATCCACCTCTTTTTCGCCTTCAGTCATAGTTGTACCTATTTTCTTTTGGTTAACCTCACCCTCATCCCCTTCCTTATCCTTCCCTTTCACATTGCACCTACTTTGAACTGAAGATATATTGAATAAACTTTTGGTGCATGAGCtagagtttgattcctttctctTCTGTTCTTCTTGGATTCTGGGCAAAGGCGAAGCCCTCAACCAGGCACCATATGACATATCTTGTTCTTCTAAGTTCTCAAACCCTTCATCACTCAGATCTTCTACCTCCTTACAGTCCTTCATTTGATGACCTATTCTTCCACACACAAAACAAAATGTAGGAAGCCTTTCATACTTGAAATGTACCCTCAAATTCTTCTCTTTAAAACGAACTACAGTCCCTCTTTTGAGCGCCTTCTTGAGATCCATTTTCACCTTAATCCTTAAGAACCTTCCATTCCTATATGCCTCCTTTTGATCCATGTCTTCATACTCTCCCATTATACCTCCTAGTTTCTTTTCCATGGCTTCAGATCTGAGAATTAACGGGAGCTCATACACTCTTACCCAGAAGGAGCCATAGTGCATATTAAGTTTAGATGGTTGTTCTTCTCCCGACACTCTCGCCAGAACCAGGATGTTCCTATCAAAACTCTATTTCCCGTTCTTCAGCACTCCTTCAAGGTCTCTTTTTGTAGCAAAACGAAATAGAAAGAGATTCTTACTTAGTTCTTGGACTTCAACTGGATTCTTTAGCTCCCACGCTCCCAACATGGTACTAGTGAATGTACGGGAGTTGAAAGAGCTGTCAGTCCATAATCTGGAAGCTAAAGTTATGTGAAACACTTCATCTTCACACGCTTCTTCCACCTCCACCGTAATGCCTTCTTCTTACTCCTTGGAAAGCTCAAAATCCTTCCATTTCTCCATCTCCAGAAAACCTTCAACAAGGCCACCCATAGAAGAGAAAACTCGATGTAGAAAACACAAAACAAAGCAAGCTTCTTCTCATGATGAGAAGAGAGGGAAACCAAAACTTGTTTGGAGATAAGAAACCAGAGCACTGGATGGTGACCAAAACGGTGCTCTTAACCCTAAAATAGTAAAATAGAGGGGAACACGATAAGTCTGTTTCTAGACAGAAGGTGGAGCTTCTCTCTCTAAAAGACACATACCCACTTTCTACtctttttcactccttcaacatTATATTCTCTTACtttatttctttcctttgtcCCTTTGGATCCAAACAAAACTTTAATGAATTCGAAATAGTCAATgcataaattttctttttgtagAATCGTCAAAACACTGTCCTTCCTGCTTCAATTCCATTGGGCAATTTTAAGAAGAAACCTTCATCAATTCTTTTATATCACCGCTATATAATCTTCAAGCATCTAATCAATTTCCACAAAACTgaaattgatttttcttggaAAGAGTATGTGATTAGTCACATAATGGATCAAATGATTATTGGGGAGAATGGACTATACAATAAAAGAATTAAGTATAAATGATGATGGGTTTTTCAACAGTGAGGATGCAACAAATTTGAAGTTGAAGTTGTCACTTTGTTCTCCTGGTTCAAAGATAGGAACTTCATGGGGAAGATCCAAGATATCTGCAAAGTCTTTCAATGATAGAGATATCATATGTTTTCTTACTTCAGAGTAAACGATTCCATCTGTgaattagagatttgagaagaacaTTTTGACCAATGATGGGTACCCTTTTCTCGAGGGGTTGTATGTGAAGTAGAGATCCTACTACGATGTTAGTTGATCATTTAAGATCAGAGATGTTgagatcattatcaacaagaaaCTTTGCTTTGATCACCATCGTTGATATCCATAATAAGCGATCATTATTGGATCAaagaattttaattcaaaaaccaTTGTATACTCAAGAGTATACTCTTTGCTTTGCAGAAGTTCATTTAATATACACTAAGGCTTTGAGATGCAAAGCATCCTGACATAACATACTAGGTTTTCACCTTTGTTACCCAAATTCTCTTGGGTCTCAGTGAGTTAGTCCTTCTAGAAGGTCTATGTTTATTACCTTTAGACCTTTTCaacttgaaaattctagtaacacacgctcgatgtcaaactggatgttatgacatccacaattatgcagcacagacagtaataacaaaacagcataaaacagtaaagaacacacataattgtttacccagttcggttcaaacaacctactatgggggctaccaagccagggatgaagtccactatcagtagtatcaattcaaagctaaactcccccgcttacaacttctcacttaatcactacccaatgacccttctacctaggttctacctagatatggaatatctccattccactccccctcaatcacaacagtgattacacatacacaataaacaattacagatagaagacaaacttcaaaaacacaccttgatctgcttaaaagcttcaatcaagagacacacactcgtgcttaaaagcttcaatcaagagacacacactcgtgcttaaaagcttagagtgatacaacaaaaacaaaaactaattccaacacaat includes these proteins:
- the LOC131618872 gene encoding uncharacterized protein LOC131618872 codes for the protein MWRAAKNIMPTKHNLLKKGINLDFICSFCNRDVEIVKHLFLDCAFAMTTLLSSVLCYRTPSDLHFNDWLLSILSCGDVMSSQIIYNTVYKIWLGRNQKLYQAKDSSPIKVAEEASKSVMDFNKWNFVKKGEQRLRLASDTSNLDVHFIHVDASFSDEGFLTMGCIIRDHNQVLSLAACRRENVQVEVLVGEAMAMRWGLSLAKDLNLEKIMIKSDAKVVVDCVNGFSKLVALDSVIVDI
- the LOC131618873 gene encoding uncharacterized protein LOC131618873, giving the protein MKILSWNCRSLGSPCAVQALLRLKMVENPDVLFLMETKLKKEEVQSIKFKSGFNGCFIVECKWSGRDRAGGLILMWKDSFLLKILSYFENHIGGVVGDEVDNQDWFLYGVYGYPEEHKKRFTWDLIQNLVGSGGDLVLYFGDLNDITSEQEKMGGNSRSLSQLSLGRQTMELYGLSDLGFQVHPYTWSNGRKGNENIQCRLDRALASPNLQNRFSPIKVIHLPRFVSDHAVVRIDMEADLGANNRRRRHIFRFEEAWCRDMKCEAAVREMWDSQPGNGVSKIAGLKSLDEVFKDYKVNAVKQELKRIEILLKEDSNWKASEEAIAIQKTLEAQRNNLLQVEEIIWRQKSIVVWLQYGDKNSKFFHKKDNHRRQTNLISKLKDEAGYWWRGEDNVERLMVSYFSNLFSSSMHENIEEDVCNLVLEILNKDRDPRDINNTHTILIPKYKNHATPKDFRPISLCNVVMKMMLKTIANRIKKILPDIVDEEQSGFVSGRLITDNALVSMECFHWQKKKNIGKKGMMALKYAKKGNFGKKDTWKVVNLDKSEVSFSQNVCEEDKDMIRARMGVKAVTNHKRYLGLPVIFGRSKKEIFSLVVERFWKKIKGWKEQFLSRARKEVLIKAAAQAIPTYVMNCYKLP